AGGATGATATCCGGGTGAGCCGGTAATTCCGACGGCGTAGGCTCACCCCAATCGTATATGGATGCACTGACACGATCTTGCAGATTGTTCAGCGCTATGTTGCGCTTCATGAGCTCGAACATTGGCTCTTGATCCGTGATATGTAGTGTCGTGTCCACCTTGCAGCCTATTGCCACTGCCAGCCCCACGAGCCCGCCCCCAGCACCAAGCTCGACTATAGTTTTTCCAGCAACGTCCTCACGATGTTTGCGTAGCATGTACTTGCTCAGCACCATGCCTGCCGGCCACAACTGTCCACCACAGCCATTCTTCAAATCTTCCTCGAGCCTGAGTGGGGGTGAGAGTAGGCCATCGAAATCCACCTCTGAGACACCCGCCGACTTTATGGGCGCAGGAGGCACGAGATCCTGGCTTACACCAAAGAAATCGTTTTCTTCGCTATCGAGCATACTTCGTTTGGGGTAAGGCCGGGGAGGAATGGGTGTGAGGTTCGGTTTGTGGAGGCAGTAGACGAAGGTTAGTGTGCGATTATGGTGGGGCCTTGTCAGACTCAAGCCAACGAGCCTAGGCCCGCCGTTCTACGTTTGTTCGCATCCAATTGCTAGTTAGACTGGTAAAAGGACCGCTTTTTCGTATCTGGTGTCACGAAAGCGGGTTCGTGATAGCATAAGAGCTAGACGTTGAAGTTGCCGTATTTGGCATCGGGTAGTTCTCCTGGCTGTCATCCGGCATGCCGTCATCAACCTGGTATGCTTGCTTATCTTATCGATGTACCGGGATCTACATCGGCCGCTCCAATCGTGTGTACGGTTGAGATGGACTACGATGCCTATCATGCGCCTTAATCCTGGGCATTCTCAAACATAGTGAGGGATTTGGATGGGAGCATGCATCCGAGGAAGCTTGCTAGTTGTACCTGCGGTGCTTATTTCATGGTCTTCCAATATAAGCCGGTCTTGTCTTCTGGAATTGCATCGCCTTACAGCCGAGTGTTTTAGTTAAATTCGTCAATCATCATGGGCCTTCCTACAGAGGTACTGCAAGCCTGGGAGGCTTGCGACCGTACTGACACACTTTTTGTTCTGGTCTGTTCTGTCTTTTGTGAGCACATGCCCTATGTCTTTGTATCAGACCGCTAATTAGACAAGGCTGGGGGATCGTACCAGCAGTAGGCGTCGTAAGAAGTCCTGGTACATGAGACAGGTGTAACACAGACTGACCATGTATATCATTATCTAGGCCTACTCGGGCTATACCACACGCTCCAACTCACTAGCAGCAATCATGCCAGCCATCCTTTCAGTAATCGTTTGCTCGATACAATGGTTCCTCATCGGCTACACGTTGACCTACGGTGAAGGAGGTGCAATCTTTGGTGACTTCGAGTATGCTTTCCACAGGAACGTGTTAGCAGAGCCCGTTGGTACGATTCCTGCAGTACTGTTCAGTTTCTTCCAATTGGTCTTCCAAGCTACTGTATGCGCCATCGCCGTAGGAGGTGCATGTGAAAGAGGCCGCATACTACCCCTGATACCCTTCATCTTCGTAGGTCGAACAACTAGCTCGTGAATCTTCAATTATGCTAACAACAGTAGTTATGGTCAACTTTTGTGTACAACCCCCTAGCCCATATGGTCTGGGGTGGAGGCTTCCTCATGGACCTAGGCGTTCTTGATTTCGCAGGCGGTACGCCGGTACACATAAACTCAGGGGCAACAGCAACAGCCATGTCAGTATATCTATCGTACCCGTTGTTCCGCTCACAAAAGTCTTCAACACGCACCCCATCGCACTTAGTCATTCACCGACCGGTCAACTCGCTCTGCCAACTCCTCGCCATGATCAGTATCTGGGGCTCCTGGCTCGCCTTTGACGCCGGCACCACCCTAGCTTTCAACTTCAAATCCGTAATGGCGCTCTGCGTTACGAATCTTTGTGCGGCTTCTGGAGCGTTGACGTGGATGTTGTACACATACGTTGAGGTCGGCCGCTGGAGTCTGGACTCGTGCTTTATGGGTGCCATCTCTGGGCTTATCATGATCACTCCTTCAGCAGGCTTCATCGATCTACCCACATCTTTCTTCTTTGGCATTCTAGGTGCATTGTTCTGTCGGCAAGC
This sequence is a window from Pyrenophora tritici-repentis strain M4 chromosome 4, whole genome shotgun sequence. Protein-coding genes within it:
- a CDS encoding methyltransferase, encoding MLDSEENDFFGVSQDLVPPAPIKSAGVSEVDFDGLLSPPLRLEEDLKNGCGGQLWPAGMVLSKYMLRKHREDVAGKTIVELGAGGGLVGLAVAIGCKVDTTLHITDQEPMFELMKRNIALNNLQDRVSASIYDWGEPTPSELPAHPDIILAADCVYFEPAFPLLQHTLKDLIGENTVCYFCFKRRRRADLTFMKTARKMFDVKEEDDDPDKEVYSREKLFLYRITKKSA
- a CDS encoding AmtB, Ammonia permease gives rise to the protein MPAILSVIVCSIQWFLIGYTLTYGEGGAIFGDFEYAFHRNVLAEPVGTIPAVLFSFFQLVFQATVCAIAVGGACERGRILPLIPFIFLWSTFVYNPLAHMVWGGGFLMDLGVLDFAGGTPVHINSGATATAMSVYLSYPLFRSQKSSTRTPSHLVIHRPVNSLCQLLAMISIWGSWLAFDAGTTLAFNFKSVMALCVTNLCAASGALTWMLYTYVEVGRWSLDSCFMGAISGLIMITPSAGFIDLPTSFFFGILGALFCRQALRIKFSAFAQRWRWVDHGDTFATHCLGGILATIATGCFAQKEVAGYDGVTEITGGVFFDGNVRQLGIQVLEALVGFTWSFVISYVMYALIDCVPGFEVLAEDKDIIAGLDASQMDEETLWTETQKYYPYADREGELHLD